One window from the genome of Anolis sagrei isolate rAnoSag1 chromosome 4, rAnoSag1.mat, whole genome shotgun sequence encodes:
- the LOC132775226 gene encoding oocyte zinc finger protein XlCOF6-like, translating into MNNNNTVTMEEKAYKCIECGKSFNQYRDLKTHQRTHTGEKPYNCLECGKSFTQSAHLHSHQRTHTGEKPYTCLECGQSFTHSGNLRSHHRTHTGEKPYTCLECGQSFTQSGHLSLHQRTHTGEKPYTCLECGQSFTQSSGLHSHQRTHTGEKPYTCLECGQSFTHRSGLRSHQITHTGVKPYTCLECGQSFTQSGHLRLHQWTHIGEKPYKCLECGKSFIQSGHLRLHQRTHTGEKPYTCLECGKSFTESGSLRSHQRTHTGEKPYICLECGQSFTHSGHLRLHHRTHTGEKPYTCTQCGKSFTQSGSLRSHQRTHTGEKPYSCLECGQSFTQSAHLHSHQKTHTGEEPYKCLECGKSFTQSGNLRSHQRIHTEWKLYTCLEGNC; encoded by the coding sequence atgaacaataacaacactgtCACCATGGAGGAGAAAGCATATAAATGTATTGAATGTGGCAAGAGCTTTAACCAGTATAGAGATCTGAagacacatcaaaggactcacactggggagaaaccctataactgcctggagtgtggaaagagcttcactcagagtgcacatctgcattcacatcaaaggactcacactggggagaaaccttatacatgcttggagtgtggacagagtttcactcatagtggaaatctacgttcacatcataggactcacactggggagaaaccctatacatgcttggagtgtggacagagcttcactcagagtggacatCTAAgtttgcatcaaaggactcacactggggagaaaccttatacatgcttggagtgtggacagagcttcactcagagttcaggtctgcattcacatcaaaggactcacactggggagaaaccctatacatgcctggagtgtggacagagcttcactcatcgttcaggtctacgttcacatcagatAACTCACACTGGGgtgaaaccctatacatgcttggagtgtggacagagcttcactcagagtggacatCTACGTTTGCATCAATGGACTCAcattggggagaaaccttataaatgcctggagtgtggaaagagcttcattcagagtggacatctacgtttacatcaaaggactcacactggtgagaaaccctatacatgcctggaatgtggaaagagcttcactgaaagtggaagtctacgttcacatcaaaggactcacactggggagaaaccctatatatgcttggagtgtggacagagcttcactcatagtggACATCTACGTTTACATCataggactcacactggggagaaaccctatacatgcacacagtgcggaaagagcttcactcagagtggaagtctacgttcacatcaaaggactcacactggggagaaaccctattcctgcctggagtgtggacagagcttcactcagagtgcacatctacattcacatcaaaagactcacactggggaggaaccttataaatgcctggagtgtggaaagagcttcactcagagtggaaatctacgttcacaccAGAGGATTCACACTGAGTGGAAACTCTATACATGCCTGGAAGGAAATTGTTAA